CCCTCCAGGTCTACGGCCGGGTCATGGAGGAGATGGGGCTCGACCTGGCCACGGGGCTCGATCTGGAGCAGCGCTACGTCGCCCTGCACAAGGCTGGGAAGGATCTGGAGGAGCTGCGCCGCAAGGGCAAGCTGGAGGAGGAGCTGCGCGCCGTGTCCGCCACCGAGGTGCGCCGCGGCATCGAGGACCGGCTCAAGCGCCTGTCCGACGAGTGCGTGCTCCTGGCCCATGTCGACGCCACGCGCCGGGACGACCCCACGGTGACGCCCGCGGACGTCTTCTACGCCGGCCTGCACGACAAGTTCGCCAGTGACGAGGAGGGCTCGCTGTGGAGCATCCTCAAGGGGGTGGTGTCCGGCTCCAACCGCGTGACGGGCTGGGAGGAGCGGGACTCGCTGGTGCTCTACCGCGCGCTGCTCGGCGTGCCCGTGTACTGGTTCAAGAACGTCCAGTCCGAGCTGTACGCCGGCTACAAGCGCGTGCGCGACGACAAGAACCGCAGCTACCCGCTGCACATCGAGGCGGCGTGGGAGTCCCAGCCGGGCCTGCCGGACCTGGACCCGGTGGAGCAGAAGCGGGCCGACGAGCGCCGCACCGCCGAGCGCGCCGCCCAGTCCACCCGCGAGGCCCGCGACTCCCGTCTGCGCGCCTTCACCCTGTGCGCCCTGTTCGGTGGCATCTCGCGCGACGAGGAGGGCTACCACTGGAGCTTCGCCGGCACGAAGAACAAGCTGGCCCCGGACCGCGCGCGTGCCTTCGAGGCCTTCGAGGCCCTCGATCCGGTGCTCCGCGAGGATCTGGAGAAGAACGCCCGTGACTCGTGGGTGAACGCGACGGCGGAGCGGCCCTCGCGCAACAAGCTGCTGGAGGAGGTGCAGGCCCACCAGCGCCGCCTCACCGAGGCCTATGCGCGCGCGGTCGCCGAGCAGAAGGACGCCGAGCGCCGCTTCATCCAGGACGAGCGCACCGTGGTGGAGGCACTCGCCGCCGAGCTGAGGAGCTAGCTTGGACGCCGCCGTCTCGTACCCCACCGTCCTCCTCGGGCTGGGGCGCTTCGGCCACGAGGTCATCGGCCGCGCCCTCCAGTCCCTGGAGGCCTCTTCGCCGCTGCTGGGCGTGCTGCGCTGCGAGCCCTCGGGCGTGGCCGCGGGGCTCCGGCCCCTGTTGGAGGACCTGCTGCGCGCGGGCCGTGGCTCGGGCGAGCGGCGCGACCAGCGGCTGGATGTCATCGCCTTCGCCGCCGCGTTGCAGGGAGGAGACGAGGACCTGCTCACCGCGTGCGAGCAGGCCGCGCGTCTGCTCGCCGAGGGCTATGGCGCCATGTTCCCCCCGGACCGGCCCCCGGAGCAGCGCACCGCCACGTTGCACCTCGTGGTGCAGGTGCCGGCGCTGTCCAACCCCCGCGCGTCCGTGGCCCTCTCGCGGCTCGCCGCCCTGGAGAGCTGGGCCCGGGCCCGCCCCGTGTTCCCGCTGGTGGCTCGCATCTGGCTCGTGTCCCAGCAGACCGCCGCCGGCACCCTCACCTCCGAGGAGATGGTGTCCTCGTGCGCCTCCTTCGCGCTCGGCATGGTGGCCTCGGGGCTGCGCACCGAGGACGAGGTGTCCCGCCGCATGGCCCACCCGGCGCGCGACGAGGGGCTCGTGGGCTTCGTCTCGCTGGCCTCGGTGGAGCTGCCCGAGTCCCGCCTGCGTGCCTACGCCGCCGCCCGCGCCGCCTATGACGGACTGGGCGTGCTGGTGACGCGCGTGCAAGAGCCGGTGACGGACGCCACCCTGGCCATGGGGGCCGTCTCCGCGCTCCAACATGACCGCTGGCTCGCGCCCTTCGTCGAGGGCCAGGCCGCGCAGCTCTCCCGGCGCCTCGCCGCCGAGCTGTCCCGCTCCCCGTTGGACCTGCCGGCCGACATCCGCGTGGGGCCCCTCGATACTCCCGAGGAGATCCGCGCCAACCACTCCGGACTCTTCAAGCCGGCCTCGGTGGAGGCCGCGCCCACCACCGTGGACCAGGCCCGCACCGACGAGACCTTCCGCGCGCTCGACCGCGCCGAGGCCGAGGTGGCCGCCTCGGTGGAGCAGGGCATCCAGGCGGTGTTCGATGCCTCGCTCGGGCCCACCTCGGGCCTGTCCCAGCTCCCCGCCGTCGAGCAGGGGCTGAAGCGCGTCATCGCTCAGCTCCACGACGAGCAGGCCCAGGAGGAAGCGACCCTGCGGAAGTTGGACCCCTCCCAGCCTCCGGGTCCTCCTCCGGACCCGCACCGCGAGGAGCTGGAGCACGCCCTGCTGGAGTTGCCCTCGAAGCGGTTGGCGATGGCGGCCGCCGCCGCGCTCGCGCTGGCCGTGTTGCTGGGCGTCTCCTTCGGGACGCTGTCCCTCATGACTCCCGCCGTGGCTCCCGCGGGTGGCACGCCCTCGCTCCAGGTGACCGCGTCCACCGCTCCGGCCGCCACCGGCTTCGACTGGCGCGAGGCCCTGCCGTGGATCCTCGGGACGCTCGCCGCGCTGGGCGCCGGGGGCGGGTGGCTCTACTTCGTCGGCAACCACACCCGGAAGGAAGTGCGCCGCGTGCTGAAGCTCCGGCGCGATGCGCTGGAGTCGCTCGTCAGCCGCGGTGGGGGAGGGCGGCGCGCGAAGCAGGCGGAGCTGCAGCTCGTGGTGCGCCGCAAGCGTGCCCGCCGGGGGGCCATCCTCGCCCTGGAGAACGCCGTGGCCCGGCTGCAGGCCGTCCGCCGCGCGCTCCTGGAGGCGAGGGATCGCAAGCGCCAGGAGATTCAGGCCCTCGGGGTGACTCCCGCCGCCGAGGCCCGGTTGGATGACCTCGGGCCGCTGCTCGGCGCGGGGGGGTTGCTCCATGGCTCGCTCATGCCTCCGGAGGTCCTCAGCCGGTGGATCGCCGCCCGCCGTGAGATTTCCGAGGACCGTGTCTGGGCCGACCGTCTCCTCGAAGGCGCCTGGCCCGAGGGTGGATTGCTCGAGGACGTCCCGTGCGGCGACCCCGAGCGCGTCACCGAGCTGAGCCGCCGTCAGGTGCGGCCGCTCGCCGAGCGCAGCGTGCTGGATGACGCCGAGGGCGGCCAGCAGGCGGCGGACGTGCTGCGGGACTTCGGCTCGCGGATGGGGGCGATGCTCGCTCCGCCGTGCCAACCACTGAACGCGCATGGGGATCCGGTGCTCGGCATCCGTCCCGGCGAGGGCTTCGTCATCGCTCCGTCGGCGGGGCGCGAGTCGCTCGACGCCGGGCTCCGGGACGTGCCGACGAGGCTCCCCGTGCTCTGGTCTCCCTCGAAGGACGCACGTGTCATCTTCCTCCGCACCTGGGAGGGCCTCTTCGTGGAGGATGTCGTTCGAGGTGCTCGTTCCATGCCGCAGCCGGCCGTGGTGGCCCCGCGAGGTACGCGATGACCTTGCAACTTCCCCATCCGGCCGTCCTGGCGACGATCGCCTATTTGATGGTGTGGGGCCTGGTGCTCATCACGCCCGTGTTTGCCTGGATGCTGGCGGCGCTGGTGGTGGGCCCCGGTCCCAACTCCCGCTGGCGCCGTGCCGCCCTTCCCGTGGGCAAGGGCGTCCTCTTCTCCCTGGCCCTGGTGCTCGTCACCCGGCTGGTGGAGGCCGCCAGCGCCTCCATGCATGACGGGCCGCTCGGGTGGCTCGCCGCGCTCGAGCAGGCGCTGACCCACGGTGCCACCGCGATGACGTGGTTCCCCGTGGACGCCGTCCTGCTGCTGGCGCTGCCCCATGCCGCCCTCTTCCTGCTCGCGGTGGCGGTGTTCGCGTTCCAGGAGGCCAACGTCAAGTTCGGCACGCCCTTCCGTGTGCCACTCGCGGATCCGCTGGCGCTGGTCCTGGTCGTGGTGCCGGTGCTGGCCCTCATCGCCGTGGATGGGGCGTGGCGGCAGGCACGGCCTCGCGCGCTGCTCGACGTGGCCGCCGTGCTGCCCATGCTGTGCATGGCGCTCGCGGTGTGGACGCGCGCCGAGCGCCTGGCGCCTCCTCCCGTGAAGGAAGAGGCTCCCCGGCCCCAGGTGCCCGCTCCCGTGCGCGCGGATGTCCCGGCGCTCTGGAGGAAGTTGGGCGCCCTCGAGGCCAACGCGCGTCCGCTGCTCGCGACGCAAGGCGCGAGCAACGCGGATGCCGCTCCGGCCTGGAGCGCCGCCGCGTGGCGGGATGCGGGTGCCATCGGGGCTCCGCCCCGGGCGTTGGAGGAGATCGCCAGCGCCTGGGGCTCGCCCCAGCAGGGCTGGTTGGTGGGCGACCTGCCCGACCCGACGGAGCGCCACTTCCTCACCTCGTGTGTGCTGCTCGCGCTCCAACGCGAGGGCCTGCCGTGCCTCGTCATCAGCGATGAGCCGGAAGCCCTGCGCGACGCGGTGCTCGAGGCCATCTCGCGCAGTGGCTCGTGGCCCTCGGGGCCGTTGTTGGCCGGCGAGGCGGCGATGCGCGAGGCCTTCGCGGGCAACCGGATGCCGGCCGCCGTCTTCCTGGACGTGGAGCAGCTGTCCGCCGGGGGCATCCAGGCGCTCGCCGAGACGCGCGGAGGCTGTGGCCGCCTGTGGGCCCGCTCCGTGGGGCTGGTGCTGCTGTCGCGCGTGGACCGGGGCACGCCGCTCGCCTCCACGCATCGCATGTTCACCCTGCGGCGGCTGGAGCTGGCGCTGTCGGCGGCCGGAGCGCGGTGGAACGTGCTGGCCACGGGCGTGGGAGGCGCGGGCACGCGCGGACTGGTGGAGCAGATGTTCCCGGGCATCTCCGTGCGCGAGGTGCCCTTCGCTCCGCGCGCCGCGGCCCCGGTGCGTGTCTGGCGCGTGGCCGAGGGCTTCCGGGCCCAGCCGGGCACGCCCTGGGTGCGCCGGGCCCTGGAGCCGGTGGTGGGGGCCAGGCTGCCCGCGGCGGTGGGAGACCCGGGTGGGACCTTCGACCTCAAGGCCGTGGACTTCTGGGGCGGCGAGCTGCGCTTCGTCCGCGACGTGTCCCTCTTCGGCGTGGCCTCGGTGGGCACGCTGGACGAGGCGTGGCTGGTGGCCGCGTACCGGGCGCTCCCGCACCGGGTGCCGTTGGCGGACGGACAGACCCACGACGCGCTGTGGGGCCTCGCGGACAACCCGGTGACGCGCTTCCTCACGCGGGATGGCAACCTGGATGGGCTGGCGCGCCACGGCATGCTGATGCCGCCGAGGGCGCTCGTGGGCTACCACAACGGGGCGCTGGCCACGGCCCACCTCAAGGCGGCGATGCAGGAGGGCACGCAGGACGTGGAGTCCCTGGCGGCCGTCTTCGGCCGCTCGCGCGTGGAGCAGGTGCTGGGGCCGAAGTTCCGTCCCGAGCGGCACGTGGTGCGTCTGGCCCAGGGCCGCGAGCCCGTGCGCAGTCCCGTCGTCCCGGCCGGTGTGGCCGAGGTCGTCAACCCGCTGCGGCGCACCGTCAGCGAGCAGGTGGTGCGCATCCTCGACGTGCACAGTGGCCAGCTCCTCACGGAGGTGGACCGGCTGCTGGTGGAGACGCGCTACTACCCGGGCCGGGTGTTCGCCGTGGGCGACGCGCGTTACGAGGTGCCCCTGCACTCGCTGGACACCAAGCGCAACGAGCTGCGCGTCAAGCCGGTGCCCAACGACAGGCCCCTCACGAAGCCGCAGCTGCGCATCCAGTTCGAGTCCGCCCATGTGGTGGAGTCCCCGCAGACGGTGCGCACGGGCCGGTGCGTGTACCAGGTGTGCACGCTGGACGCGACGGTGGTGGAGAGCGTCACCGGCTACTCGCAGGTGGGGCGGCCGGGCCGGGTGGACGTGGGGGCGGTGAGCTGCCGCTACCGCACCCGGGTGCGTGGCGTCTTCTTCCCCGCCGCCACCACGCCGAACGTCCTCTTCCACCTGGCTCGCTCGGCGGACGGGGTGCTGGTGGCGCACCTGCTCTCCAACGACGAGGACATGGACGTGGTGCCGGTGGGGCCGGGCATGTTCCCGGAGGCCCCGGCCGGCATCGTGATCGTGGACCGGCACCTCCAGGGCATGGGCGTGGCCGAGGCGCTGGACCTGGCGCTCGTGGACGACACGTTCAAGTGGGTCCGGGCCATCCTGGCCAACTGCAAGTGCGCGAGCGGGTGTCCGGAGTGTACCCCCCAGGACGTGCTCGCGTCCGGGCCCGACAAATCCGGCGTGCTCGGGCTGTTGGGATAGGCGGAGGCAATCGCCATGACGGGTGAGCGTAGGAGTGGTGACATGAACCTCCTCCAGCCGGGAACGCAGCTGGATGGTCGCTACGAGGTGGTCCGGCTGCTCGGGCAGGGCGGCATGGCCGCCGTGTATCAGGTGCGCCACCTGGGGCTGCACAGCACACACGCACTGAAGGTCCTCAACGAGGATCTGGCCCGCAGCGATGACGTGCGCGGACGCTTCCTCGCCGAGGGCCGCATCCAGGCGAGCCTTCGCCACCCCCACATCGTCCAGGTGACGGAGATCGTCACCACCCCGGTGGCGGGCCTGGTGATGGACTACATCGAGGGCCCCACGCTCAGTGACTTCTGCCGCGGCCAGGGGCTGGCGCCCAAGCTGCTCCTGGAAGTCTTCCTGCCCGTGCTGGATGCCATCGAGGAGGCCCACAAGCACAACGTCGTCCATCGCGACCTCAAGCCGGACAACATCATCATCGGCAAGGACAGCCGGGGCCGGCTCCAGCCCAAGGTGACGGACTTCGGCATCGCCAAGCTGCTGCAGGGAGAAGGCTCGGACGGCAAGGCGCGCACCCAGGCCGGGGCCCGCATGGGCACGCTGCTGTACATGAGCCCGGAGCAGATCCGCGGGGCCGCCGAGGTGGACGCGCGCACCGACATCTTCGCGCTGGGCGCCATCCTCTACGAGGCCGCCACCGGGCGCGTCGCCTTCCATGCGGAGAGCGAGTACGACACGATGAAGCGCATCGTGGAGGGCACCTATGAGCCTCCCGAGCGCGTCGTGGGGGGCCTGCCGCCCGTCATCGCTGGCTGCATCCGCAAGGCGCTGGCCGCGGACCCCGCCGAGCGCTTCCAGGACTGCGCCGCCTTCCGCGAGGCCCTGGAGAAGGCGCTCGATGCCAACGCCGAGGCTCCTCCGAAGCCCTCGCGCTCCTATGGGGTGACGCAGGTGGGAAGTGCTCCGTCCGCGCCCGATCCCGAGCCCGAGGCGGCCTTCGCTCCGACGGCGCTCTCCGGTCAGTTTCCACGGAACACCG
This is a stretch of genomic DNA from Archangium violaceum. It encodes these proteins:
- a CDS encoding serine/threonine protein kinase, with product MNLLQPGTQLDGRYEVVRLLGQGGMAAVYQVRHLGLHSTHALKVLNEDLARSDDVRGRFLAEGRIQASLRHPHIVQVTEIVTTPVAGLVMDYIEGPTLSDFCRGQGLAPKLLLEVFLPVLDAIEEAHKHNVVHRDLKPDNIIIGKDSRGRLQPKVTDFGIAKLLQGEGSDGKARTQAGARMGTLLYMSPEQIRGAAEVDARTDIFALGAILYEAATGRVAFHAESEYDTMKRIVEGTYEPPERVVGGLPPVIAGCIRKALAADPAERFQDCAAFREALEKALDANAEAPPKPSRSYGVTQVGSAPSAPDPEPEAAFAPTALSGQFPRNTARLPPAPPPPVPAPPVPTAPPVRVEPPVVTVPPTATVRPASPALPVVAPPRAMDSVRQQPRPGEIAPSTTTSPGLALALSLFCFAGFGQMYNGQVFKGLCALGLTIFMAATTGGGFCVAWPLMNTVFAIDAYSIASKRRKGRSVGTWEFF
- a CDS encoding Zn-binding domain-containing protein — protein: MTLQLPHPAVLATIAYLMVWGLVLITPVFAWMLAALVVGPGPNSRWRRAALPVGKGVLFSLALVLVTRLVEAASASMHDGPLGWLAALEQALTHGATAMTWFPVDAVLLLALPHAALFLLAVAVFAFQEANVKFGTPFRVPLADPLALVLVVVPVLALIAVDGAWRQARPRALLDVAAVLPMLCMALAVWTRAERLAPPPVKEEAPRPQVPAPVRADVPALWRKLGALEANARPLLATQGASNADAAPAWSAAAWRDAGAIGAPPRALEEIASAWGSPQQGWLVGDLPDPTERHFLTSCVLLALQREGLPCLVISDEPEALRDAVLEAISRSGSWPSGPLLAGEAAMREAFAGNRMPAAVFLDVEQLSAGGIQALAETRGGCGRLWARSVGLVLLSRVDRGTPLASTHRMFTLRRLELALSAAGARWNVLATGVGGAGTRGLVEQMFPGISVREVPFAPRAAAPVRVWRVAEGFRAQPGTPWVRRALEPVVGARLPAAVGDPGGTFDLKAVDFWGGELRFVRDVSLFGVASVGTLDEAWLVAAYRALPHRVPLADGQTHDALWGLADNPVTRFLTRDGNLDGLARHGMLMPPRALVGYHNGALATAHLKAAMQEGTQDVESLAAVFGRSRVEQVLGPKFRPERHVVRLAQGREPVRSPVVPAGVAEVVNPLRRTVSEQVVRILDVHSGQLLTEVDRLLVETRYYPGRVFAVGDARYEVPLHSLDTKRNELRVKPVPNDRPLTKPQLRIQFESAHVVESPQTVRTGRCVYQVCTLDATVVESVTGYSQVGRPGRVDVGAVSCRYRTRVRGVFFPAATTPNVLFHLARSADGVLVAHLLSNDEDMDVVPVGPGMFPEAPAGIVIVDRHLQGMGVAEALDLALVDDTFKWVRAILANCKCASGCPECTPQDVLASGPDKSGVLGLLG